In Mycteria americana isolate JAX WOST 10 ecotype Jacksonville Zoo and Gardens chromosome 5, USCA_MyAme_1.0, whole genome shotgun sequence, one DNA window encodes the following:
- the FBXO33 gene encoding F-box only protein 33: MSVCGEAVGAGSLPSELVVHIFSFLAGPDRLRASAACSHWRECLFYPALWPRLRLSLRVSPAERPRLEFLMRKCGWFVRELRVQFAADNYPSGGGGAAAGEGAAAASDGEAPPLCPRWLDLLRTYLELVLCVLSSVRNNRNLQKLSLFGDISILQQHGSISNTYLGKVDPDGKKIKQIQQLFEEILGNSRQLKWLSCGFMLQIVTPTSLSSLSNPIANTMEHLSLLDNHIPGNTTLITAVELERFVNLRSLALDFCDFTAEMARVLADSNHVPLHRLSLLVHSVSIMHKSLDSMPEDENWKALTRNSTNLRVYIMAFDVKSDDMLRILKPSIPLERIHFDSYITCVSGAVVDLISRQYDKFLTHFILMNDVIDMSGFPDLSDNRNEDPLVLLAWRCTRLSLLAVHGYTVWAHNLIAIARLRGSDLKVLEVTEESIDFDQGELADQDVDPVHNLIEQVSLGLGRPWHAVMDIELLSVFTEPTRHFYREMQSFSEGI; encoded by the exons ATGTCGGTGTGCGGGGAGGCGGTGGGCGCCGGCTCCCTGCCCAGCGAGCTGGTGGTCCACATCTTCTCCTTCCTGGCGGGCCCCGACCGGCTGCGGGCCTCGGCCGCCTGCTCGCACTGGCGGGAGTGCCTCTTCTACCCGGCCCTCTGGCCGCGCCTCCGCCTCAGCCTCCGCGTCTCGCCGGCCGAGCGCCCGCGCCTCGAGTTCCTCATGCGCAAGTGCGGCTGGTTCGTCCGTGAGCTCCGCGTACAGTTCGCCGCCGACAACTACCCCAGCGGCggagggggggcggcggcgggcgagggcgCCGCGGCGGCGAGCGACGGGGAGGCGCCGCCGCTGTGCCCGCGCTGGCTCGACCTGCTGAGGACCTACCTGGAGCTGGTGCTCTGCGTCCTGAGCAGCGTCCGCAACAACAG GAACCTCCAGAAGTTAAGTCTCTTTGGGGATATAAGCATTCTGCAGCAACATGGAAGTATATCAAATACATACCTCGGCAAGGTTGACCCTGATGGCAAGAAGATTAAACA AATACAACAGCTGTTTGAAGAGATACTAGGCAATAGCAGGCAATTGAAATGGCTGTCTTGTGGGTTTATGCTGCAAATAGTAACTCCCACATCATTGTCCTCCTTGTCAAACCCCATAGCCAACACCATGGAACATCTGAGCTTATTGGACAACCACATCCCTGGTAATACCACTCTTATCACTGCGGTTGAATTGGAGCGCTTTGTGAATCTGCGTTCGCTCGCTTTGGATTTCTGTGATTTTACAGCTGAAATGGCAAGAGTCCTGGCTGACAGCAACCATGTGCCTTTGCATCGACTGTCTCTACTGGTCCACAGTGTTTCCATAATGCACAAGTCATTGGACAGTATGCCAGAAGATGAGAATTGGAAGGCGCTGACTCGCAACAGCACTAATCTTCGGGTCTATATAATGGCTTTTGATGTCAAGAGTGATGATATGTTAAGGATTCTTAAGCCCAGTATCCCCCTAGAGAGGATTCACTTTGACAGCTACATCACTTGTGTTTCAGGGGCTGTTGTTGACCTCATATCCAGGCAGTATGACAAGTTCCTCACTCATTTTATACTAATGAATGATGTGATAGATATGTCTGGCTTCCCAGATCTTAGCGACAACCGGAATGAAGATCCACTTGTCTTATTAGCCTGGAGGTGCACAAGACTGTCTCTCCTAGCTGTTCATG gttACACAGTTTGGGCTCATAATCTTATTGCAATTGCTCGTCTTCGTGGCTCTGACCTGAAAGTTCTTGAAGTCACAGAAGAAAGCATTGATTTTGACCAAGGAGAACTGGCTGATCAGGATGTGGATCCAGTACACAATCTCATTGAGCAAGTATCTCTCGGATTGGGTCGACCTTGGCACGCAGTCATGGACATAGAGCTGCTCAGTGTCTTCACTGAGCCAACCCGTCACTTTTACAGAGAGATGCAAAGCTTCAGTGAAGGCATTTAG
- the ZNF410 gene encoding zinc finger protein 410 isoform X1 produces MLSDELESKPELLVQFVQNTSIPLGQGLVESEPKDITCLSLLPVTETSECNRLMLPDDERDLTSPSHANSSKDVSSSAVLRSLQVNVGPDGEETRAQNVQKPSELLSTPEASSLLQDLQPSDSTSFILLNLTRAGLGSPAEHLVFVQDEAEDSGNDFLSHDSTDSSTPWFLRVQELAHDSLIAATRAQLAKNAKASNNDFAGLFLPGENVHLCSGDGQPKDSSPIPHLSRVERKLKCTVEGCDRTFVWPAHFKYHLKTHRNDRSFTCPAEGCGKSFYVLQRLKVHMRTHNGEKPFVCTELGCGKQFTTAGNLKNHLRIHTGEKPFLCEAQGCGRSFAEYSSLRKHLVVHSGVKPHQCQICGKTFSQSGSRNVHMRKHHSRIGTAGSREREQPESLMGSSLLEESTVHSKNLISMNSQPSLGVESLHLPDTESIIGVEEGETSCSFFRPLICGD; encoded by the exons ATGTTATCGGATGAGTTAGAATCCAAACCTGAG ctgctggttcAGTTTGTTCAGAATACTTCTATTCCACTGGGGCAAGGGCTGGTGGAATCGGAACCAAAAGACATCAcctgtctttctctccttcctgttACTGAGACCTCAGAATGCAACAGACTCATGTTGCCAG ATGATGAAAGAGATCTCACTTCTCCAAGTCATGCTAATTCTTCCAAAGATGTTTCTTCATCTGCTGTCTTGAGAAGTCTCCAGGTAAATGTGGGCCCTGATGGAGAGGAAACAAGGGCACAGAATGTACAGAAACCATCTGAGCTTCTGTCAACTCCAGAGGCTTCCAGTTTATTGCAAGACCTCCAGCCCAGTGACAGCACTTCATTTATTCTTCTCAACCTAACAAGAGCAG ggctggggtctccagcagAGCACTTGGTGTTTGTTCAAGATGAAGCAGAAGATTCTGGGAATGACTTTCTCTCTCATGATAGCACAGACAGCAGTACCCCATGGTTCCTACGAGTGCAAGAATTGGCCCATGACAGTTTAATTGCTGCCACTCGGGCACAGCTCGCTAAGAATGCCAAAGCAAGCAATAATG ATTTTGCTGGGCTTTTTCTTCCAGGTGAAAATGTTCATCTTTGCTCAGGAGATGGGCAGCCGAAAGACTCTAGCCCCATTCCTCATTTATCTCGTGTGGAAAGGAAGCTGAAGTGCACAGTTGAGGGCTGCGATCGGACATTTGTGTGGCCAGCTCACTTCAAGTATCATCTGAAAACACACCG GAATGACCGCTCCTTCACTTGCCCAGCAGAAGGCTGTGGAAAAAGTTTCTACGTCTTGCAGAGGCTGAAGGTGCACATGAGAACTCACAATGGTGAAAAACCCTTTGTGTGCACGGAGCTGGGCTGTGGGAAGCAGTTCACAACAGCTGGAAATCTGAAGAACCACCTACGAATTCACACTG GGGAAAAACCCTTTCTGTGTGAGGCACAGGGATGTGGTCGCTCCTTTGCTGAATACTCCAGCCTTCGGAAACATTTGGTTGTCCACTCAG GAGTGAAGCCCCATCAGTGCCAAATTTGTGGGAAGACATTTTCCCAGAGTGGTAGCAGAAATGTGCATATGAGGAAACACCACTCCCGAATTGGAACAGCTGGCAGCAGAGAGCGAGAACAGCCAG aGTCACTGATGGGCAGCAGTTTGCTGGAAGAATCTACAGTGCATAGTAAGAATCTCATCTCCATGAACTCTCAGCCCAGCCTTGGTGTTGAGTCTCTGCACCTGCCAGACACTGAGTCTATTATTGGAGTAGAGGAGGGTGAGACCAGCTGCTCTTTTTTCCGCCCTCTTATATGTGGTGACTGA
- the ZNF410 gene encoding zinc finger protein 410 isoform X2, protein MLSDELESKPELLVQFVQNTSIPLGQGLVESEPKDITCLSLLPVTETSECNRLMLPDDERDLTSPSHANSSKDVSSSAVLRSLQVNVGPDGEETRAQNVQKPSELLSTPEASSLLQDLQPSDSTSFILLNLTRAGLGSPAEHLVFVQDEAEDSGNDFLSHDSTDSSTPWFLRVQELAHDSLIAATRAQLAKNAKASNNGENVHLCSGDGQPKDSSPIPHLSRVERKLKCTVEGCDRTFVWPAHFKYHLKTHRNDRSFTCPAEGCGKSFYVLQRLKVHMRTHNGEKPFVCTELGCGKQFTTAGNLKNHLRIHTGEKPFLCEAQGCGRSFAEYSSLRKHLVVHSGVKPHQCQICGKTFSQSGSRNVHMRKHHSRIGTAGSREREQPESLMGSSLLEESTVHSKNLISMNSQPSLGVESLHLPDTESIIGVEEGETSCSFFRPLICGD, encoded by the exons ATGTTATCGGATGAGTTAGAATCCAAACCTGAG ctgctggttcAGTTTGTTCAGAATACTTCTATTCCACTGGGGCAAGGGCTGGTGGAATCGGAACCAAAAGACATCAcctgtctttctctccttcctgttACTGAGACCTCAGAATGCAACAGACTCATGTTGCCAG ATGATGAAAGAGATCTCACTTCTCCAAGTCATGCTAATTCTTCCAAAGATGTTTCTTCATCTGCTGTCTTGAGAAGTCTCCAGGTAAATGTGGGCCCTGATGGAGAGGAAACAAGGGCACAGAATGTACAGAAACCATCTGAGCTTCTGTCAACTCCAGAGGCTTCCAGTTTATTGCAAGACCTCCAGCCCAGTGACAGCACTTCATTTATTCTTCTCAACCTAACAAGAGCAG ggctggggtctccagcagAGCACTTGGTGTTTGTTCAAGATGAAGCAGAAGATTCTGGGAATGACTTTCTCTCTCATGATAGCACAGACAGCAGTACCCCATGGTTCCTACGAGTGCAAGAATTGGCCCATGACAGTTTAATTGCTGCCACTCGGGCACAGCTCGCTAAGAATGCCAAAGCAAGCAATAATG GTGAAAATGTTCATCTTTGCTCAGGAGATGGGCAGCCGAAAGACTCTAGCCCCATTCCTCATTTATCTCGTGTGGAAAGGAAGCTGAAGTGCACAGTTGAGGGCTGCGATCGGACATTTGTGTGGCCAGCTCACTTCAAGTATCATCTGAAAACACACCG GAATGACCGCTCCTTCACTTGCCCAGCAGAAGGCTGTGGAAAAAGTTTCTACGTCTTGCAGAGGCTGAAGGTGCACATGAGAACTCACAATGGTGAAAAACCCTTTGTGTGCACGGAGCTGGGCTGTGGGAAGCAGTTCACAACAGCTGGAAATCTGAAGAACCACCTACGAATTCACACTG GGGAAAAACCCTTTCTGTGTGAGGCACAGGGATGTGGTCGCTCCTTTGCTGAATACTCCAGCCTTCGGAAACATTTGGTTGTCCACTCAG GAGTGAAGCCCCATCAGTGCCAAATTTGTGGGAAGACATTTTCCCAGAGTGGTAGCAGAAATGTGCATATGAGGAAACACCACTCCCGAATTGGAACAGCTGGCAGCAGAGAGCGAGAACAGCCAG aGTCACTGATGGGCAGCAGTTTGCTGGAAGAATCTACAGTGCATAGTAAGAATCTCATCTCCATGAACTCTCAGCCCAGCCTTGGTGTTGAGTCTCTGCACCTGCCAGACACTGAGTCTATTATTGGAGTAGAGGAGGGTGAGACCAGCTGCTCTTTTTTCCGCCCTCTTATATGTGGTGACTGA